DNA sequence from the Pedobacter schmidteae genome:
CCTGGTGCAAAGGCCGACCTGGAAAGTCTGCGTAGCAAAAGGATGCTCCCGGGAACTTCAGATGTGCCTACGGCAATTGCGGCGCAACAGCTTCCCCTGCTGAAATTTATTATGGAGGAACGTATTCGCGAATTTGCCGTGCTGGGATATCGCTGGTTTGATATGAGGCGCCTGTCGGTAGACCCGTTGTTTACGGGCACTACCTACACTCATACGGTATACTCGGCCACGGGAGCTGTAGCAGCAACTTATACCTTACGGCCAGAGCGTTTTACGATGCGTTTCTCGCAAAAGGTGATAGATGAAAATCCAGGCATGCAGAACAATCCATAAAGAGAAGTCAAACTATTTTATCAATAAATGTAAATACATATGTTAAAAACATTAGTTACCGCTGTATTGGGCCTATTGGCCTTTACCGCAAACGCGCAAAATGGTTTTTCTGTAAAAGGAAAAATTGCAGGAAACCATGAAGGAAAAAAAGTGATATTAAATTACAGCAGCAAGGGTAAAATGTTAAAAGATTCGGCTGTTGTTAAAAATGGGAGTTTTTTAGTGAAAGGCCGCGTGGATGATGTTGTAAAAGCTAAAATAACCCTAAAAGACCTTATAGAGGACAAAGGACCAATGACTATAGAAAAAATGAATGCGGCAGATGAGCAGGAGTTTTTTCTGGAGAATGCAAATTTTAGTGTGGCAGGATCCAGTGTGAAAACGGCATTGATTAAAGGAGGAGCCGCACAAGCCGATTATCTGGCATTGAAATCGCAATTAAAACCATTGCAAGAAAAAATGAAGCCGCTGAGTGAAAAAATGGGGCAGTATTTCAAGGAGAAGAACGAGAAGGCCAGGGATGAACTGTTTCCACAGCTTAGAGCTATTCGTATGGACATGAATAAGGTGGAAGATGCGTTTATTAGCGGACATCCGGATTCCTATGTTACACTTGATCTCCTGGACGGCAGGAGCGGCGTAATTAATGTAGAGAAGCTTGGCCCGGCATACAATGCTTTAAGCGCTCGGATTAAGACTTCGGTACAGGGTAAAAAACTGGGCGAACGCTTAAAGGTGGCTATGAAGACAGACATTGGCAAGCCGGCCCTCAATTTTGTGCAGAACAATACGGAGGGTAAACCGGTATCTCTGGCTTCTTTGAAAGGTAAGTATGTGCTGCTCGATTTCTGGGCCAGTTGGTGTGGTCCTTGCAGAGCGGAGAACCCGAACGTGGTAAAGGCCTACAAAAAGTTTAAGGACAAGAATTTCGAAATCATTGCCGTTTCCTTAGATGATAAAAAAGACGCCTGGTTAAAAGCGATTGAGACAGATGGATTGCCATGGATCCATGTGAGTGACCTGCAGGGCTGGAAAAATGCGGTGGCGGGGATGTACGATGTAAAAGCTGTGCCTCAAAATTTTCTCATTGGTCCGGATGGTGTGATCCTGGCCAAGAACCTGCGTGGTGAAGAACTGGAAAAAAGGTTGGGCGAGTTGATTAA
Encoded proteins:
- a CDS encoding TlpA disulfide reductase family protein: MLKTLVTAVLGLLAFTANAQNGFSVKGKIAGNHEGKKVILNYSSKGKMLKDSAVVKNGSFLVKGRVDDVVKAKITLKDLIEDKGPMTIEKMNAADEQEFFLENANFSVAGSSVKTALIKGGAAQADYLALKSQLKPLQEKMKPLSEKMGQYFKEKNEKARDELFPQLRAIRMDMNKVEDAFISGHPDSYVTLDLLDGRSGVINVEKLGPAYNALSARIKTSVQGKKLGERLKVAMKTDIGKPALNFVQNNTEGKPVSLASLKGKYVLLDFWASWCGPCRAENPNVVKAYKKFKDKNFEIIAVSLDDKKDAWLKAIETDGLPWIHVSDLQGWKNAVAGMYDVKAVPQNFLIGPDGVILAKNLRGEELEKRLGELIKN